The Canis lupus baileyi chromosome 29, mCanLup2.hap1, whole genome shotgun sequence genome includes a region encoding these proteins:
- the SFRP5 gene encoding secreted frizzled-related protein 5, translating to MRGPAGGARAAALALLLGALHGAPAGAEEYDYYGWQAEPLHGRSYSKPPQCLDIPADLPLCHTVGYKRMRLPNLLEHESLAEVKQQASSWLPLLAKRCHSDTQVFLCSLFAPVCLDRPIYPCRSLCEAVRAGCAPLMEAYGFPWPEMLHCHKFPLDNDLCIAMQFGHLPATAPPVTKICTQCEMEHSADGLMEQMCSSDFVVKMRIKEIKIENGDRKLIGAQKKKKLLKPGPLKRKDTKRLVLHMKNGASCPCPQLDSLAGSFLVMGRKVDGQLLLMAVYRWDKKNKEMKFAVKFMFSYPCSLYYPFFYGAAEPH from the exons AtgcgggggccggcggggggcgcgcgggcggcCGCGCTGGCGCTGCTGCTGGGGGCGCTGCACGGGGCGCCGGCGGGCGCCGAGGAGTACGACTACTACGGCTGGCAGGCGGAGCCGCTGCACGGGCGCTCGTACTCCAAGCCGCCGCAGTGCCTCGACATCCCCGCCGACCTGCCGCTCTGCCACACCGTGGGCTACAAGCGCATGCGGCTGCCCAACCTGCTGGAGCACGAGAGCCTGGCCGAGGTGAAGCAGCAGGCGAGCAGCTGGCTGCCGCTGCTGGCCAAGCGCTGCCACTCGGACACGCAGGTCTTCCTCTGCTCGCTCTTCGCGCCCGTCTGCCTCGACCGGCCCATCTACCCGTGCCGCTCGCTGTGCGAGGCCGTGCGCGCCGGCTGCGCGCCGCTCATGGAGGCCTACGGCTTCCCCTGGCCCGAGATGCTGCACTGCCACAAGTTCCCCCTGGACAACGACCTCTGCATCGCCATGCAGTTCGGACACCTGCCTGCCACCGCGCCTCCAG TGACCAAGATCTGCACCCAGTGTGAGATGGAGCATAGTGCCGATGGCCTCATGGAGCAGATGTGTTCCAGTGACTTCG tggTTAAAATGCGCATCAAGGAGATCAAGATAGAGAATGGGGACCGGAAGCTGATTGGAgcccagaaaaagaagaagctaCTCAAGCCTGGCCCCCTGAAGCGCAAGGACACCAAGAGGCTCGTGCTGCACATGAAGAACGGTGCTAGCTGCCCCTGCCCACAGCTGGACAGCCTGGCTGGCAGCTTCCTGGTCATGGGCCGCAAGGTGGACGGACAGCTGCTGCTTATGGCCGTCTACCGCTGGGACAAAAAGAATAAGGAGATGAAGTTCGCAGTCAAATTCATGTTCTCATATCCCTGCTCCCTCTACTACCCCTTCTTCTATGGGGCCGCTGAACCCCACTAA